The following DNA comes from Candidatus Hydrogenedentota bacterium.
GCAATCTCCAACCGGGGTGAAGTGGACGAAGACCTGGAGGTTGAGCGTGCTGAACTTGAGCAGAGATTGGCAGAATTTAGGGAGCAGATAAAGGCGAGCGGGAACTTAAGCCAAGTCGACGGTTTCGGGGATAGTATCGAAGTGGTTTATCCAACATACGAGTTTACAGTCCTGGCAGCTGGTTCGACAGCTGAATTCAATGCGAATGCACTATCGGCACTCGAGGAAGATGAGGATTTCTCATCCTTCTTGGAGAACCACCTTGAAGACATCGACTCTGACGAAGAAACCGGCGAAGCTGATGACGAAAGGTTGCTTGCTCTCGAGTTTCAACGATTGAGTTCGAGTTCGCCCGCAGAGCTTACACATCAGGACATCCTGCCCTTTCTCAAAAAGGTCGAGGAGTTTGTCTTCAATGACGAAATGTGAACTTCAATGAGCCGGACGCCCGTGACGGCCTGTAGCCGCGCATGAGGTTCAGGGTTATCGCACTAGTACGCCAGCGAAGGTGTCCCGGCGACCCGCAGCGCTCCAATAGGGACTTGGGTGGCACCAAAGGCCGCGCCAAAACTGTGAGGAAGAAGATGAATAAGCTCAATGTACTGCCTTGCCTTGACTCGCCCGAAGTCGCCGCAGTCCGCCAGCGAGAATTGGTCATGCACTACGACACGGCGGCTGACCTGGGTCGCTCGGCGGTCGAGATGGCCCGTGCCGGCCGCTACGTTACGGAGATGGGTCAAACTGTCGACTGGCACGACCAAGTAAAGGCTGCGTGCGCTGCCAAGGTCAGTATCCAGCCGGAAGCGGACCTTCCCGTTCGACAGCAGACTCCTTTCCGCGAGACGCGCGTCCAGGTCTCCAATGAGACCACCCTCCAGGCCGCAATGCGGTTTGTCGACTCTGGAATGAAACCACTGGCGCTTAACTTCGCAAACGGGGTCTGCCCCGGAGGCGGGTTCCTGTACGGGGCCTTAGCTCAAGAGGAGACGCTGTGCCGGTCCAGTGCCTTGTACCTCACGCTCATCGACGACCCGATGTATTCGGTGCACCGCAAGCGCCCGACCCCGGATTCCACCGACTGGGTCATTTATTCGCCAAACGTTCCGGTCTTTCGGAACGACGACGGAACGGCACTGGAGCGTCCCTGGCTGCTCAATTTCGTTACCTGCGCGGCCCCCTATGCCCCCGACATCGGCCAGCCGAAAGCGGGAGACCTTCTGGCAAAACGCATCCACCGCGTCCTCGCAGTCGCACAAGCATACGGAT
Coding sequences within:
- a CDS encoding TIGR02452 family protein, with product MNKLNVLPCLDSPEVAAVRQRELVMHYDTAADLGRSAVEMARAGRYVTEMGQTVDWHDQVKAACAAKVSIQPEADLPVRQQTPFRETRVQVSNETTLQAAMRFVDSGMKPLALNFANGVCPGGGFLYGALAQEETLCRSSALYLTLIDDPMYSVHRKRPTPDSTDWVIYSPNVPVFRNDDGTALERPWLLNFVTCAAPYAPDIGQPKAGDLLAKRIHRVLAVAQAYGYSALVLGAWGCGAFENDPHRTARDFRHALEGPFAGAFSDIVFAITDWSPERRFIGPFRDAFA